A DNA window from Pseudorasbora parva isolate DD20220531a chromosome 19, ASM2467924v1, whole genome shotgun sequence contains the following coding sequences:
- the nr0b2b gene encoding nuclear receptor subfamily 0, group B, member 2b — MKKIFNKQHPRGILFSILSRKCDFAYFETHSCHCERIACLKNPHTTCHAAFGVLIKTIHFLKSLPSFQNLPLDDRLALLQNRWVPLFLLGLAQEHITFEVWDFPAASILRGILLNGQQKSDGCPPTLAEVYKLKMFLNKVRSLDLSLNEYAYLKGAVLFNQDIPGLKSWAVIAGLREEAQRALHMHIHSHHHPRDQHTFTDMLLMASTLQMEACSVVMELFFRPIAGQIELQELFNEIIVNQ; from the exons atgaaaaaaatctttaacAAACAGCATCCCCGTGGAATTCTCTTCAGCATCCTTAGCCGTAAGTGTGACTTTGCATACTTTGAGACACACAGCTGTCACTGTGAGCGGATAGCGTGCTTGAAAAACCCACACACCACCTGTCACGCAGCCTTCGGCGTCTTGATAAAAACCATTCACTTCTTGAAGAGCTTACCTTCCTTCCAAAACCTGCCGCTCGACGACCGGCTCGCCCTTCTCCAGAACCGCTGGGTGCCTCTTTTCCTCCTGGGACTTGCGCAAGAGCACATCACTTTCGAGGTGTGGGACTTCCCTGCTGCCAGCATCCTTAGAGGCATACTGTTGAACGGTCAGCAGAAATCAGATGGCTGTCCGCCCACCCTGGCAGAAGTGTACAAACTTAAGATGTTCCTAAACAAAGTACGGAGCCTGGACCTGAGTCTAAATGAGTATGCGTATCTCAAGGGCGCAGTACTGTTCAATCAAG ATATTCCTGGCCTGAAGAGTTGGGCAGTGATAGCAGGACTGCGGGAGGAGGCCCAGAGAGCTCTGCACATGCATATTCACTCTCATCATCACCCCAGAGATCAGCATACATTCACGGACATGCTGCTTATGGCTAGCACTCTACAGATGGAGGCCTGTAGCGTGGTGATGGAGCTGTTTTTCAGACCCATCGCTGGCCAGATTGAGCTCCAGGAACTCTTCAATGAGATTATTGTCAACCAATAG